A portion of the Cellulophaga algicola DSM 14237 genome contains these proteins:
- the hisD gene encoding histidinol dehydrogenase — protein sequence MNKIYNPKREDWKSILKRPTKSVADIESTVNTVFDELQKDGDATIKKYTEKFDGVSVADLLVTDDEIVEANSLVAIELKEAILLAKENIDKFHAAQKTESIEVETSPGVHCWQVKRPIEKVGLYIPGGTAPLFSTILMLAVPANIAGCSEIIMCTPPNKEGKIHPAILYTANLCGVTKIFKVGGIQAIAAMTFGTESIPQVYKIFGPGNQYVTVAKQIATKYGVAIDMPAGPSELLVVADDTANAEFVASDLLSQAEHGVDSQVILVTTSKAMLESVEKEVELQIEDLPRKDIAQKAIDNSKLIYLEDDQTAQELINEYGPEHYIVCVEDEGSYLSAISNAGSVFIGNYTPESAGDYASGTNHTLPTNGYAKQYSGVNLDSFMKSMTFQKISKEGIQEIGYAIELMAEAEGLQAHKNAVTLRLNSLDDE from the coding sequence ATGAATAAAATATATAATCCTAAAAGAGAAGATTGGAAATCCATTCTTAAGCGTCCTACAAAGTCTGTAGCAGATATAGAAAGTACTGTAAATACTGTTTTTGATGAACTTCAGAAAGATGGTGATGCTACTATAAAGAAATATACAGAAAAGTTTGACGGCGTTTCTGTAGCGGATTTATTAGTTACAGACGATGAAATTGTTGAAGCGAACAGTTTGGTTGCTATTGAATTAAAAGAGGCTATTCTTCTTGCGAAAGAGAATATCGATAAATTTCATGCTGCTCAGAAAACAGAAAGTATAGAAGTAGAAACAAGCCCCGGAGTGCATTGTTGGCAGGTAAAAAGACCAATAGAGAAAGTAGGTTTGTATATTCCTGGAGGAACAGCGCCATTATTTTCAACCATCTTAATGTTAGCGGTTCCTGCTAATATTGCAGGTTGTTCGGAGATTATTATGTGCACACCACCTAACAAAGAAGGTAAAATACATCCTGCTATCTTATATACGGCTAACCTTTGTGGGGTAACTAAGATTTTTAAAGTAGGAGGTATTCAGGCCATTGCAGCAATGACCTTTGGTACAGAATCTATTCCTCAAGTTTATAAGATATTTGGACCAGGAAATCAATACGTAACGGTTGCAAAGCAGATAGCAACAAAGTATGGGGTTGCCATAGATATGCCTGCGGGCCCAAGCGAACTCTTGGTTGTTGCAGACGATACAGCAAATGCAGAATTTGTAGCATCAGACTTATTAAGTCAAGCAGAGCATGGTGTTGATAGTCAGGTTATATTGGTAACTACATCTAAAGCAATGCTTGAATCTGTAGAAAAAGAGGTTGAACTACAAATTGAAGATTTACCCCGTAAAGATATCGCTCAAAAAGCTATCGATAATAGTAAATTAATTTACTTAGAAGATGACCAAACAGCGCAGGAATTAATCAATGAGTATGGTCCTGAGCATTACATTGTTTGTGTAGAAGATGAGGGTTCTTATTTGAGTGCAATTAGCAACGCAGGTTCTGTTTTTATAGGAAATTATACCCCAGAAAGTGCAGGAGATTATGCTTCGGGTACTAATCATACTTTGCCTACCAATGGGTATGCTAAGCAATATAGCGGAGTGAACTTAGATAGTTTCATGAAAAGTATGACTTTTCAGAAAATTTCAAAAGAAGGGATTCAAGAAATTGGTTATGCCATTGAATTAATGGCAGAAGCAGAAGGTTTGCAAGCGCATAAAAATGCAGTAACCCTACGATTAAATAGTTTAGACGATGAATAA
- a CDS encoding GNAT family N-acetyltransferase — MKVVFNVKLIPYEEMESIIPLVIQLNKGKFPEEVLISRLKDVLATGRYQCIGVYDDTQLIACCGFWILNKLYAGKHVEPDNVFVTAAYRSAGVGELMMTWLFNYAKSIGCIGAEVNCYIHNEKGKKFWERQGFEALGYHMLKKFD, encoded by the coding sequence ATGAAGGTTGTTTTTAATGTAAAATTGATTCCTTATGAAGAAATGGAGTCAATTATTCCACTTGTAATTCAGTTAAACAAAGGAAAGTTTCCTGAAGAAGTATTGATAAGTAGGTTAAAAGATGTGCTTGCAACGGGAAGGTATCAATGTATTGGAGTCTATGACGATACCCAATTAATTGCGTGCTGCGGTTTTTGGATTCTCAATAAGCTGTATGCTGGGAAGCATGTAGAGCCAGATAATGTATTTGTAACAGCAGCTTATCGCAGTGCAGGGGTTGGTGAGTTAATGATGACTTGGTTGTTTAATTATGCTAAAAGTATTGGTTGTATTGGTGCAGAAGTAAATTGTTACATCCATAATGAAAAAGGTAAAAAGTTCTGGGAGCGTCAAGGTTTTGAAGCTTTAGGGTATCACATGTTAAAGAAATTTGATTAG
- the hisG gene encoding ATP phosphoribosyltransferase — MTKIRIAIQKSGRLNEESIEILKDCGISIDNGRDQLKASSRNFPMEVFYLRNGDIPQYLRDGVVDIAIIGENVLIEKGEDISIAEKLGFSKCKVSLAVPKAVKYDSVKDFQGKRIATSYPNTVKNYLADKGVSADIHIINGSVEIAPNIGLADAICDIVSSGSTLFKNNLKEVEVMLKSEAVLAVSPKITEERKGILEKLQFRIQSVLRARQSKYVLLNAPNDKLPMILDLLPGMRSPTVLPLAEEGWSSVHTVIKKDSFWEVIDELKQAGAEGILVCPIEKMVL, encoded by the coding sequence ATGACAAAAATTAGAATTGCTATTCAAAAATCAGGACGTTTAAATGAAGAGTCTATCGAGATTCTTAAAGATTGTGGTATCTCTATTGATAACGGTCGCGATCAATTAAAAGCTTCTTCTCGTAACTTCCCTATGGAGGTATTTTATTTGCGAAATGGAGATATTCCTCAGTACTTAAGAGATGGCGTTGTAGATATTGCAATTATAGGAGAGAATGTGCTAATAGAAAAAGGAGAAGATATTTCTATTGCAGAGAAATTAGGCTTTTCAAAATGCAAAGTATCTTTAGCTGTTCCTAAGGCAGTGAAATATGATTCCGTTAAAGATTTTCAAGGGAAACGTATTGCAACATCATACCCAAATACGGTTAAAAACTATTTGGCAGATAAAGGCGTTTCAGCTGATATTCACATAATTAATGGTTCTGTAGAGATTGCTCCAAATATTGGGCTAGCAGATGCTATCTGTGACATTGTTTCTAGCGGAAGTACTTTGTTTAAGAATAACCTAAAGGAAGTAGAAGTAATGCTAAAGAGTGAAGCTGTTTTGGCAGTATCACCTAAAATAACAGAAGAAAGAAAAGGTATTCTTGAAAAATTACAATTCAGAATTCAATCGGTTTTAAGAGCAAGACAATCAAAATATGTATTGTTAAATGCGCCGAATGATAAATTACCAATGATATTAGATTTGTTACCAGGAATGCGTAGTCCTACCGTTTTGCCATTAGCAGAGGAAGGCTGGAGCTCTGTACATACTGTTATTAAAAAAGATTCCTTCTGGGAAGTTATTGATGAGCTAAAACAAGCTGGTGCCGAAGGTATTTTAGTATGCCCTATTGAAAAAATGGTTTTATAA
- a CDS encoding prohibitin family protein: MDKIPKIALPAVFALVVLIILISKSTVTVDSGQAGVLYKQFQGGVVTDEPPLGEGFHFVAPWNKVFIYEVRQQEVLEKMNVLSSNGLDIKLEASAWFEPVRSELGKLHQEKGEDYIQRVLLPTIRSAARSVVGRYTPEQLYSSKRDAIQQEIFDETQKIVEGEYIQLNEILVRDVTLPSTIKDAIERKLKQEQESLEYEFRLVTAKKEAEKVTIEAQGKADANRILSASLTDKILQDKGIDATLELSKSPNTKVVIVGGGESGLPLILGNN, encoded by the coding sequence ATGGATAAAATTCCAAAAATTGCATTACCAGCGGTTTTCGCTTTAGTAGTTTTAATAATATTAATTTCAAAATCTACTGTTACGGTAGACTCAGGTCAGGCTGGTGTTTTGTACAAACAATTTCAAGGTGGTGTGGTTACAGATGAGCCACCATTAGGAGAGGGTTTTCATTTTGTAGCGCCATGGAATAAGGTTTTTATTTATGAAGTGAGACAACAAGAAGTTCTGGAGAAAATGAATGTTTTGTCTAGTAATGGTTTAGATATTAAATTAGAGGCCTCGGCTTGGTTTGAGCCTGTTCGTAGTGAGCTAGGTAAATTACACCAAGAAAAGGGAGAAGATTACATACAAAGAGTTTTATTACCTACAATACGTTCTGCGGCACGTTCTGTAGTAGGGAGGTATACGCCAGAGCAATTATATTCTAGCAAACGTGATGCAATCCAACAAGAGATTTTTGACGAAACCCAAAAGATCGTTGAAGGAGAATATATTCAATTAAATGAAATTTTGGTTCGTGACGTGACCTTGCCTTCTACTATTAAAGACGCAATTGAGCGTAAGCTTAAACAAGAACAAGAATCATTAGAATATGAATTTCGTTTAGTAACGGCAAAGAAAGAAGCGGAAAAGGTAACGATTGAAGCACAGGGTAAAGCTGATGCAAACCGTATTTTAAGTGCATCATTGACTGATAAGATTCTACAGGATAAAGGTATTGATGCTACATTGGAACTCTCTAAATCTCCGAACACTAAAGTTGTTATCGTTGGTGGTGGAGAATCAGGCTTGCCATTAATATTGGGGAATAACTAA
- a CDS encoding VWA domain-containing protein yields MAANSAQLITFLDQFKSDKTLAEKFKIDYYEFGDQLQVLDSLNFSEKNTNITKALKSVSEIYNQKNTVGVLLSDGNQTIGQDYEFYGAKINIPFYGVVFGDTTKYEDVRINQVNTNKFAFLKNKFPIECYLSYEGDIPVDLPVTVVVDGKTVFKEQVQFSNVIQSKRIHTFLNADAIGVKTIAITVGALKNERNIVNNKKSVVVELIDEKTNVTIISAVMHPDLGVLKKAIETNEQRSVTIVKPSVSKKILEETDIFICYQPDASFKAVYSFISNSNSNYFTIVGTKTDLSFLNSLDLAYKIETGYPVQEVLGKVNPSFSKYDISSSDFTDYPPLASNSGAISFSGTHDALLQMNIRGVDVNNPLLAISENKGQKTAVLLGENIWKWRLKNYINLENFENFDTFLGKLLLYLSNNAKKERLSIDYKSVYENLGSAKVTASYFDETYVFDAKAKLFIQMDGGEKIPMLLKANYFEADLSDFKSGTYSFKVGVEGKSISKSGKFTVLNYEVEQQFFSSDYKKMENFSTATNASLLYPNQFSQLLKVLNADKCFLPTQKSVENVVSLIDFKILLGLIIIALSLEWFIRKYNGLI; encoded by the coding sequence ATGGCTGCTAATTCAGCGCAATTAATTACATTTTTAGATCAATTTAAATCAGATAAAACACTGGCTGAAAAATTTAAAATTGATTATTATGAATTTGGTGATCAGCTTCAAGTACTTGATTCTTTAAATTTTTCTGAAAAGAATACGAATATAACAAAGGCATTAAAATCTGTTTCGGAAATTTACAATCAAAAAAATACAGTTGGAGTTTTACTTTCGGATGGGAATCAAACCATAGGTCAAGATTATGAATTTTATGGAGCTAAAATTAATATTCCTTTCTATGGGGTAGTTTTTGGGGATACCACGAAGTATGAAGATGTTAGAATCAACCAAGTAAATACCAATAAATTTGCGTTCTTAAAAAATAAATTTCCAATTGAATGTTACCTGTCTTATGAGGGAGATATTCCTGTGGATCTTCCAGTTACTGTTGTTGTAGATGGTAAAACAGTATTTAAAGAGCAAGTACAGTTCTCTAATGTGATACAATCAAAGCGTATACATACCTTTTTAAATGCAGATGCCATTGGAGTGAAAACTATTGCTATTACTGTAGGGGCCTTGAAAAACGAGAGGAATATAGTAAATAACAAAAAATCTGTTGTAGTTGAACTAATAGATGAAAAGACGAATGTAACTATAATTTCTGCTGTTATGCATCCCGATTTAGGAGTTTTGAAAAAAGCAATTGAAACCAATGAACAACGGTCGGTGACCATTGTAAAGCCTTCTGTGTCTAAAAAAATATTAGAAGAGACAGATATTTTTATCTGCTATCAGCCAGATGCTAGTTTCAAGGCTGTATATTCTTTTATTTCTAATTCTAATTCAAACTACTTTACTATAGTAGGAACTAAAACGGACTTGAGTTTTCTTAATTCACTAGATTTAGCTTATAAAATTGAAACAGGGTATCCTGTTCAGGAGGTCTTAGGAAAAGTAAATCCTTCCTTTTCAAAGTATGATATATCATCCAGTGATTTTACAGATTATCCTCCATTAGCTAGTAATTCGGGAGCAATTAGTTTCTCGGGAACTCATGATGCATTGCTGCAAATGAATATTAGGGGTGTAGATGTAAATAATCCGCTTTTAGCAATTTCCGAAAATAAGGGTCAGAAAACGGCTGTTTTACTTGGAGAGAATATATGGAAATGGCGTTTAAAGAATTATATCAACCTTGAAAATTTCGAAAATTTCGACACTTTTTTAGGTAAACTCCTGCTTTATTTGTCCAATAATGCAAAAAAAGAACGTTTATCGATAGATTATAAATCGGTTTATGAAAACTTAGGATCTGCAAAAGTTACGGCTAGTTATTTTGATGAAACCTATGTTTTTGATGCGAAGGCGAAGCTCTTTATACAGATGGATGGCGGAGAGAAGATTCCAATGCTATTAAAGGCTAATTATTTTGAAGCCGATCTAAGTGATTTTAAATCGGGTACGTATTCTTTTAAAGTTGGAGTAGAAGGGAAGTCTATTTCAAAGTCAGGTAAATTTACAGTTTTAAATTATGAAGTAGAGCAACAGTTTTTTTCATCAGATTATAAAAAAATGGAAAATTTCTCTACAGCAACAAACGCATCACTTTTGTATCCTAATCAATTCTCTCAACTTTTAAAGGTACTTAATGCGGATAAATGCTTCCTTCCAACCCAAAAGAGCGTAGAAAATGTCGTATCTTTGATAGACTTTAAAATCCTTCTAGGGCTTATTATTATAGCTCTTTCATTAGAATGGTTCATCAGAAAATATAACGGATTAATTTAA
- the fabG gene encoding 3-oxoacyl-[acyl-carrier-protein] reductase has translation MKLLEGKNVIITGASRGIGTGIAQVFADHGANVAFTYSSSEAPALALEKELTAKGVKAKAYKSNAASFSDSEALVAKVLEDFGGVIDVLINNAGITKDNLLMRMSEDDFDKVIEINLKSVFNMTKAVQRTMLKQRKGSIINMSSVVGVKGNAGQTNYAASKAGMIGFTKSIALELGSRNIRCNAIAPGFIETEMTDKLDAKVVQGWRDGIPLKRGGSPEDIANACLFFASDLSAYVTGQVLNVDGGMLT, from the coding sequence ATGAAATTATTAGAAGGTAAAAACGTAATAATTACAGGTGCAAGCAGAGGTATTGGTACTGGTATTGCTCAAGTTTTTGCAGACCATGGAGCTAATGTGGCTTTTACATATAGTTCTAGTGAGGCGCCAGCGTTAGCATTAGAAAAAGAATTGACGGCTAAAGGCGTAAAAGCAAAAGCATATAAAAGTAATGCGGCTAGTTTTAGTGATTCAGAAGCATTAGTAGCTAAAGTTTTAGAAGACTTTGGTGGGGTGATAGATGTATTGATTAACAATGCTGGAATTACAAAAGACAACCTTCTTATGCGTATGTCTGAGGATGATTTTGATAAAGTAATTGAAATTAATCTAAAGTCGGTTTTTAATATGACTAAAGCAGTTCAGCGTACCATGTTAAAGCAGCGTAAAGGTTCTATTATAAACATGAGTAGTGTAGTTGGAGTTAAAGGTAATGCGGGTCAAACGAATTATGCAGCATCAAAAGCAGGTATGATAGGTTTTACCAAATCTATAGCACTAGAATTAGGTTCTAGAAATATTCGCTGTAATGCTATTGCTCCAGGGTTTATTGAAACAGAAATGACAGATAAACTTGATGCAAAAGTGGTACAAGGTTGGAGAGATGGTATTCCTTTGAAAAGAGGAGGTAGTCCAGAAGATATTGCAAATGCTTGTTTGTTCTTTGCTTCGGATTTGTCAGCATATGTAACTGGTCAAGTGTTAAACGTTGATGGAGGAATGCTAACTTAG
- the sucD gene encoding succinate--CoA ligase subunit alpha has protein sequence MSVLVNKDSKIIVQGFTGSEGTFHAGQMIDYGTNIVGGVTPGKGGQEHLGKPVFNTVHEAVEKVGADTTIIFVPPAFAADAIMEAANAGIKVIITITEGIPVADMVKASNYIKDMDCRLIGPNCPGVITPGEAKVGIMPGFVFKKGNVGIVSKSGTLTYEAADQVVRQGLGITTAIGIGGDPIIGTTTKEAVEMLINDPETECVVMIGEIGGQLEPDAARWYKASGSKKPIVGFIAGETAPAGRTMGHAGAIVGGSDDTAQAKKRIMRECGIHVVESPAEIGLKVKEVMG, from the coding sequence ATGAGTGTTTTAGTCAATAAAGATTCCAAAATAATTGTACAAGGTTTTACAGGTAGTGAAGGTACCTTTCACGCAGGTCAAATGATTGATTACGGTACGAACATCGTTGGTGGTGTTACTCCAGGTAAAGGCGGGCAAGAACATTTAGGAAAGCCAGTTTTTAATACTGTTCACGAAGCTGTTGAAAAAGTTGGAGCAGACACGACTATTATATTTGTTCCGCCAGCTTTCGCTGCAGATGCAATTATGGAAGCTGCAAATGCAGGTATTAAAGTAATTATAACTATTACTGAAGGTATTCCTGTGGCTGATATGGTAAAAGCATCAAACTATATTAAAGATATGGATTGTCGCTTAATAGGGCCTAACTGCCCAGGCGTTATAACTCCAGGTGAAGCTAAGGTTGGAATTATGCCAGGTTTTGTTTTCAAAAAAGGAAATGTTGGTATTGTTTCTAAATCAGGAACATTAACATACGAAGCTGCTGATCAAGTAGTACGTCAAGGTTTAGGGATTACAACGGCTATTGGTATTGGTGGTGATCCAATTATTGGAACAACAACAAAAGAAGCTGTTGAAATGTTAATAAACGATCCAGAAACAGAATGTGTAGTTATGATTGGTGAAATTGGAGGTCAATTAGAGCCAGATGCTGCAAGATGGTACAAAGCAAGTGGTAGTAAAAAACCAATCGTTGGTTTTATTGCAGGTGAAACTGCTCCTGCAGGTAGAACTATGGGTCATGCTGGTGCAATTGTTGGTGGTAGTGATGATACTGCTCAAGCTAAAAAACGCATCATGCGTGAGTGTGGTATTCATGTAGTTGAATCTCCTGCTGAAATTGGATTGAAAGTTAAAGAAGTAATGGGATAA